A window from Neodiprion fabricii isolate iyNeoFabr1 chromosome 2, iyNeoFabr1.1, whole genome shotgun sequence encodes these proteins:
- the LOC124176766 gene encoding MIEF1 upstream open reading frame protein, with translation MRIKVLRLYKDLLRYGQNLRYTDQELFKNKIKGNFRRSKDLSDVKDIEFQLQKGFQLLKDKRVI, from the exons ATGAGAATAAAAGTTCTGCGATTGTATAAAGACTTGCTCAGGTACGGACAAAACCTGCGATACACCGATCAGgaattgttcaaaaataaaataaaaggcAATTTTCGAAGAAGCAAAGATTTGTCGGATGTAAAagatatcgaatttcaacTTCAG AAAGGATTTCAGTTGCTGAAGGACAAGAGAGTGATTTAA
- the LOC124176898 gene encoding mitochondrial translation release factor in rescue has product MSMKRHLDYTNVPKINEADIEVQYVRGSGPGGQATNKTNNAVLMKHIPTGLVVKSHQSRSVWENKKNALARLTMKLDTLINGENSIEEQRKAIQAKKSTEQARRKRKRDELKAAFKEREGLD; this is encoded by the coding sequence ATGTCTATGAAAAGGCATTTGGATTACACCAACGTCCCGAAGATAAACGAAGCTGACATCGAAGTACAATATGTGAGAGGAAGCGGCCCGGGGGGTCAGGCTACtaataaaacaaacaacgCGGTGCTAATGAAGCACATACCGACTGGACTAGTAGTCAAGTCTCACCAGTCTAGAAGCGTTTGGGAGAACAAGAAAAACGCTTTGGCACGGTTAACCATGAAGTTGGATACCTTGATAAACGGGGAAAACTCGATAGAGGAACAGAGAAAGGCCATACAAGCCAAGAAATCCACCGAGCAAGCTAGAAGGAAAAGGAAGCGCGACGAATTAAAAGCAGCTTTCAAAGAACGCGAAGGTCTGGACTAG